The Herbiconiux sp. SALV-R1 nucleotide sequence ATGAGGCTCGCCACGATGACCAGCAGCAGGATGCGGCTGCCCTTGAAGTCGATGCGGGCGAGCACGTAGGCCGCCAGCGAGTCGAACACGAGGGCGCAGAGCGTCACGCCACCGGCGAACACGAAGCTGTTGAGGATCAGCCTCGCGAACGGCAGTTCGGTGAAGATGCGGGTGAAGTTGTCGAGCGTCCACTGGGTGGGCACGAGCGAGGGCGGGAACGCGTTCACCTCGGCCACCGGCTTGAAGGCGGTGAACACGATGATGATGATCGGCAGCAGCACGATGAGCGCCACCACGAGCATGGCCGCGAAGAACAGCCAGGGGCCTATTCTGCGCATCAGACGGTGTCTTTCTCACGGCGGCCGGTGATGAAGAACTGCACCAGGCTGAGGAGGAGGGTGGCGACCAGCAGCACGTACGACAGCGCCGAGGCGAACCCGAGGTCGAGGTCTTTGAAGCCCGACTGGTAGATCTGCATGACCACCGTCTGGGTGCTGCGGTAGGGGCCGCCGCCGGTGAGCACGTAGATCTGGTCGAAGGCCTGGAGCGCTGCGATCGTGGCGATGATGAGCACGAAGCCGGTGGTGTTGTTCAGCAGCGGCAGGGTGATGTTCTTGAACCGCGACCAGGGGCCTGCGCCGTCCATCTTCGCCGCCTCGTAGAGGCTGCCGGGGATCTCCTGGAGCCCCGCGAGGAAGACGATCATGTAGAACGCGAAGTTCTTCCACACCGCCACCAGCACCACCGTCGGCATCGCGAGCACCGGGTCTTGGAGCACGTTGCCGATGCGGATGCCGAAGGTCGACAGCCAGTAGTTCAGCAGGCCCACCTGCGGGTCGAGCAGGTACTGCCAGGCGAAGGCGGCGACCGCGAGCGACACGATGAACGGCAGGAACAGCCAGGTGCGGAAGACCCCGCGCAGCGGCAGCTTCGGGCTGTTCAGGGCCATCGCGAGCAGGAGGGCCAGGATGACCGCGGCCGGCGTGAACATCACCGTGTAGAGCACGGTGTTGCCCATCGCCCGCAGGATGTCGGGGTCGGTGAACACCTGCGCGTAGTTGTCGAAGCCGATGTACTCCTCGCGGCCGAAGCCGGAGGCGTCGGTGAACGACAGCCGCAGGGCCGAGACCATCGGCCAGAACACGAACAGGATGAGGATGGTCAGGGCCGGCAGCAGGAAGCCGACGATGGTGAGGCGGCGCTTGGCCTGGCCCCCGAGGGGGCCCCGCCCGCCGAGCTGCCCCGGGGGGCGGTATCGGCGTGCGGGGCGCGTGGCGTGCGTGGTCACTGGTCGTCGAGGGTGGCCTGGATGGCCGCCTGTCCGTCGGAGAGGAGGCTCGCGATGTCTCCACCCGCGAGGGCCTTCTGGGTCACCACGTCCATCTCAGTGAGCACGTCGGAGCTGTTCACGACGCCCGGGAGCAGCGCCCGGCTGGTGCCGGAGATCTCGGTGAGGGCGGCGACGGTGGGGTTCGACGCGACGGCCGAGGCGGGGATGTCGGTGCGCAGCGGCGGCCATCCCGAGCCGAGCGACCACTCGGTGGCGACGTCTTCGGAGAAGAAGTAGGAGAAGAACTTCTCGGCGGCGGCGACCTTGGCGTCGTCGGCCTGCGCGGTGATGCCCATCGAGACGCCGATGGCGGAGGCCGCCTGGTCGACGGGGCCGGCCGGGATGGCCGCGATGCCGTAGTCGATGCTGTTCTCGGTGGCGATCGACGACATCCACGGCCCGCCGATGGTCATCGCGACCTTGCCCGAAGAGAACAGGCCATCGGCTCCCACGCCATCGACCCCGGTGGGCGAGATCTTGTCGTTCGCCACCGCGTCGGCCCAGTACTTGAGGGTCTCGGCGTTCTCGGGCGAGTCGAGCACAGCGGTGGTGCCGTCTTCGACGATGTCGCCGCCGTTGCCGTAGAACAGGCTCGGCCACACGCCGTTGGCCACGGTGGCGTGGTCGGGCAGCACCATGCCGTACTGCTCGGGGGTGCCGTCGCCGTTCTCGTCGACGGTGAGCTTCTTGGCGGTGTCGACCCACTCGTCCCAGGTGGTGGGGAAGGCGGTGATGCCGGCGGCGTCGAACAGCGCCTTGTTGTAGTAGACCGCGAGGGGCACGAAACCGGTCGGCACGCCGTACGCGGTGCCGTCGACGGTCTCCATCTCGACCGCCTGCGGGTTGAGCTCGGCGGTGTTGCTGTCGGCGGAGGCGTAGAAGTCGGTGAGGTCGGTGAACGCGCCCTTGGCGGCGTAGACCGGGAGCCGTTCTGCGGGCATGGCCACCACATCCGGACCCTGATCGGCCGAGAGCGCGGTGAGCAGGGTGTCGTCGATGACGGCCCAGGTCTTCACCTCGGTGCTCACCTCCACCTCGTCTTGCGAGGCGTTGAAGTCATCGATGATGCCCTGCAGCACGTCACCGTCGGCCTCGGTGTAGCCGTGCCAGAAGGTCAGCCGCACGGGCCCGTCGGAGGCCGAGCCGGAGTCGCCGGAGGAGCAGGCGGCGAGCCCGAGGGAGGCGGTGGCCAGTACGGCTGCCGCGGCGAGGAGCTTTTTCATGGGAGGCCTTTCTGCTCGGCGACTGCTGTGTCGGCCGGCGGGACGTCATCGTCAGGGTCGGGATGCGGTGCTTTACAACGTTGTAAGTAAACGTTGTAAAAACAATGTAGCCCGACGGTCGCAGAGTGTCAACGACCTCAGGCCGCGAGCGTCGCCGACTCGCGCACGACCACGTCGAAGTCGACCAGCACCTGCTCGGGATGCGCTGGCCGCCCCGCCCCGGCGGCCATCCGCTGCACCAGCAGTTCCACCGCGCGCTGCGCGATCTGCTCGCGCCCGGGGTCGATGGTGGTGAGGCTCGGCACCGTGTACTGCGCCTCGTCGATGTTGTCGAAGCCGATCACCGCCACATCGTCGGGAACGCGGAGACCGTGCTCCTGCAGCACGCGCAGCGCACCGAGCGTGAGGGCGTCGTTGAGGCCGAACACCGCGTCGAACTCGGTACCCGACTCGATCAGGGCGCGCATCGAGGCCGCACCGTTGGCCCGGTGCCAGAGCGTGGTGAAGGTGACCAGCGCGGGGTCGAACGGGATGCCGGCCGCCGCGAGCGCCTCGGTGTAGCCCTGCAGGCGGAGCGCCGCCGAGCCGAGCACCTCGTTCTCGTGAGCGCCGATCACGGCGATGCGGCGTCGACCTGAGGCGATGAGGAACTCGGTCGCCGCCCGCGCGGCCTCGACGTTGCGCATGGTCACGTGGTCGACGGGGCCGTCGAAGATGCGCTCGCCGAGCAGCACCATCGGGTAGTCGACCTCGAGGTGGGCCGCGTCGTCCTGTCCCATGCCGAGCGGGCTGAAGATGAGGCCGTCGGTGAGGCGCATGCGCGGGCTCGTGAGCACGGCGATCTCGCGGTCGCGGTCGGCGCCGGTCTGCTCCACGAGCACGACGAGGTCGTGCGCCGCCGCCCGTGCGATCACCGCGTCGGCCAGCTCGGCGAAATAGCTGAGGCTGAGCTCGGGGAGCACCAGGCCGATGACCCCACTGCGGCCCGAGCGGAGGCTCCGCGCCGAGAGGTTCGGCTGGTAGCCGAGCTCGTCGATCGCGGCCTGCACGCGGCGCCTGGTCTCGGGGCGGATGTGCGCGAAGTTGTTGACCACGTTCGACACCGTCTTGATCGACACCCCGGCGAGCTGAGCCACGTCATGCAGTGTCGCCGCCATCGCCTGCCCTCCGTCGGTATGCCGCGCCTCGATGATACAACGTTGTAACCCGTCGCGGATGACCCGGCCACGCTGGCACGATTGCCTAACCTGAGCTTTTCTCTACGAATACGGGTGAAATGCGATGACCGTTTCCATATTCGAAGGTGATGGATTCGATGATTCCGCACTTCGCGACCACTACCTCAACTCGTCAGGCCGGATCGCTCACGTCGACGAGAGTTATCGAGCGCCACGCCAAGCACGCGGTGATGCGTTCTACCTGCTGACCGCCGTTGTATTCGAGCGCGATCGCATAGCGGCAGTCAGAGCCAAGCTCCGCGAGATCGCCGAGGTCGAGCGGTGGCACACGACCGACCAGGGCCGGGACGACCGTGGCCGAGCGAAGATCCTCAAGATGGCGCGCTACCTGGCTTCCAGTTCCGCAAGCGTGATCGTGGCGCAGTCGGAGATCTCGCCGTCCGACGGTGACGCCGAGCTCGCACGCAGACAGTGCTTCGCGACCTTGCTCGGTGACCTCTGCGCTCGGGGCGAGATCGCCCGCAACGGGCTGGTCGTGGTGGAACGACGGCGCGACTTCGGCCAACGCGCGCTCGACCAGAAGACTCTGCATCGTTTGCGGAGCACCGGCACGATCCATCGGAACCTGCTCGTCCATCAGGCTTCTCCGGGTGGTGAATGCATGCTGTGGGCACCGGACGTCGTCGCGTGGTCAGCACGTCAGATGGTCGTGCGGAATAACAAGGTGTACGTGGAACCTCTCGCGCGAGCCCGCTCCGTGCGCATCATCAGGGTGCGTTAAAGACGCAACCCCCGGCTGCCGCAGCTACACCAGGGGTCCTCACACCTGTCCGACCTAAGCCAGAGAGATGAGATTTGCTTAGACAATTCTCTCACGGACGAGTCGCTTGTCAACCCGCGGTCAGCCGACCTCGACGAGCACGCGCGGGAGTTCGAGGAGGAGTTCGCTGGCGAGGAAGCCGAGGGGGCCGACGGTGACGGCGAGGCGGTCGGCGGCCGCGGCGTGGGCGTAGGTGGCCCAGACGGCTGCCTCCTCGGGGGCGACACCGCGGGCGCAGAGGCCCGCGATCGCTCCGGAGAGCACGTCGCCGCTGCCGGAGGTGCCGAGGCCGCCGTGGCCGGTGCCGATCAGCCAGAGGCGGCCGTCGGGATGCGCGACCCGGCTCTGACACGAGACCACGGCATCGTAGGCACGGGCGAGGGCGCGCACGGTGCGGTCGATGTCGTCGTCGGAGTCGTCATCACCCGAACTCGAGCCCCCGCCGGAGGCGCCACCGCCCGAGTCGCCCTCGTCGAGCGCCTCGAGCAGCATCGTCGCCTCGCCCGGGTTGGGCGTGAGCACCAGCCTGCCCGCGAAAGCCGTGCGCGCATCCGATCGCGGCAGCACCCCCAGGGCGTAGGCGTCGAGCACGATCGTCGCCTCGTCACCGACCAGCCCCGGCAGCAGGTCGAGCATGCCGAGGGTCTGCTCGGCATCGTCGAGCCGGGGCCGACGAGCACCGCGTCTGCAGGCTCGAGGTCGTCGCGGGCGGCCTCGATCGAGGAGCCCACGATCTGCCCGTCGTGCTCCGCCAGCGCCACCACGCCGCTCTCCCGCAGGGCGACGGCGGCGGTGATCGCCGCGCCCTCGGACAGCGCGACGGTGAGGCGCCCGGCGCCGACCCGCAGCGACGCTTCGGCGGCGAGCAGCGCGGCGCCCGGCGACCGTCGGTCTCCGCCGACCACCACCACCTGGCCGCGGTCGTACTTCGAGGCGCCCGCCGAGGGGAGCTCCCACTCCCGCAGCACCGCCGGCGTCACGACGACGGGCGCGGTCTCGGCGTCGGGGTGCTCAGTGGGCCCGCTCATCGGTGTCTCCCTTGTGCTCGGTGGTCTCGACACCCTGTCGATCGAGATGGTCGTGCGCGGCGAACTCCGCCAGTGTCCACAGCCCTTCACCGTCCGGGCGTTCGAGCCGGGTGACGGAGGCGTTCGTCACGACGTTGCCGCGCGCGAAATCGAGCAGCTCCTGCTCGCCGAGCCCCGTGCAGACGGCGAGGAACAGAATCACGACGGCGTCGTGGGCCACGACGAGCAGCGTGCCTCCGTCGCCTGCCCGGTCGACGCCGGCGTCGCCGAGGAAGGAACGGATGCGCAGCGCGACATCCGCCCACGACTCACCTCCCGGCGGGCGGTGGTAGAACTTGCCCAGGTGCCGCCGCCGCGCGGCCTCCTCGGGGTAGCGCCGCTCGACGCCGAGCGCGGTGAGCCGGTCGAGGATGCCGAGCTCGCGATCGCGCAGCCTCTCATCGACGCGCGGAGCCAGCCTGAGACCCGCGACAGCGACCGCGAGCTCGGTGGTCTGCCGGGCCCGCAGGTACGGCGAACTCCAGATCGCGGCCGGAACCCCGTCGGAGGCGTGCTCCGCGAGCCAGGTGCCGAACGCCGCAGCCTGCTCCTCGCCGGTCGCCGAGAGCGGCACGTCGGCGTCTCGCCACTCGACGTCGATGGTCTCGGCGCCGCTTCGTTGCGCGGCTGTCGCGATCGGGTTCGCCTCGCTCTCGCCGTGCCTGACCAGCCAGATCTCGCTCGCGCCCATCACCTCACGCTAGAACGAAGTGCGGCCCCCGCCTCCCCCCTTGACGGGGCGCCCGTGGGCGCACAGTCGGAGGATGGCGAGGGCCGGGCCGAGCCGGGCTACTTCTTCTCGGTGACCACCACGGTGAAGGTGAGCGGCTGGATGCCGCCGTCGGAGTTGGTCATGGTGACCTCGGTCTCACCCACCCCCACGGCCTCGACGCCGGGGTTGAACTCGGCGCTGGAGTCGCTGCCGCCCTTGGTGAAGGTGGCGACGGCGGTGTCGGCGACCTCTCCGGAGTAGCTGTCGGTGGCGAGGTCGCCGGTGTTGATGTTGAGCACCTGGCCGACCACGAGGTCGACGGTCTCGCCCTGGAGGTCGTTCGCCTCCATCGTGACCGGGGCGATGACGTCGCCGCCGTCGGGGGTGTCGGCGGTGTTCGAGGAGGCGGTGCAGGCGCTGAGCCCGGCCGCCGCGACCACGATGGCGGCCGCCGCGAGGATTCTGGTGAGAGTCATGGCGTCAGTATCCCAGTCGCGGCGGCCGCCGCGGGTCACGATCCGGACACGCGCTCCGGCTCGCCGGCGCCCGTGGTCGGGTCGCCGAGGGCCTTCTCGTCGGTGCCGGCCTTCTTGTCGTTGCGGGTCTTCAGCAGGCTCGCCACCGTCGCGACGGTGATGGTGGCCCCGATGAACAGCAACGAGAACCAGATCGGGATCTCGGGCACCCACAGCAGCGGCTCGCCACCGTTGATGAAGGGCAGCTCGTTGACGTGCAGCGCGTGGAAGACGAGCTTCAGCCCGATGAAGGCGAGGATGACGGCGAGACCCTGCGACAGGTACACCAGCCGCTCGAGCAGCCCGCCGATGAGGAAGAACAGCTGTCGGAGCCCCATCAGCGCGAAGGCGTTCGCCGTGAACACGAGGTACGCCTCCTCGGTGAGCCCGTAGATGGCGGGGATGGAGTCGACGGCGAACACCAGGTCGATGAATCCGATGGCCACGATGGTGAGCAGCATCGGGGTGACGAAGCGCTTGCCGCTCTTCAGCACGGTGAGCTTGTCGTCGTGGTACTCGTCGGTGACGGGGAGGATGCGGCGCACCAGCTTCATGAAGCGGCCGTCGGCGGGGTTCGACTCGTGGTTCGAGAACGCCTGACGCCAGGCCAGGAACAGCAGCAGAGCGCCGAAGACGTAGAAGATCCACGACAGGTTCTCGATGAGCGTGGCGCCGATGGCGATGAAGCCGCCGCGCAGGATGAGGGCGATGACGATGCCGATCATCAGCACCTTCTGCTGGTAGGCCTTCGGCACCGCGAAGCCGCTCATGACGATGAGGAAGACGAACAGGTTGTCGATCGACAGCGCCTTCTCGGTGAGGTAGCCGGCGAAGTACTCGCCGCCGTAGGTCCAGCCGGAGAAGATGCCGACGCCGACGCCGAACAGCACGGCGAGCCCGATGTAGAACGCGGACCAGCGGGCCGACTCCCCGATGGAGGGTTCGTGCGGCTTGCGCACGTGGGCGAAGAACTCGTAGACGAAGAAGGCGATCGTCACGGCGATCGTGATGATCCAGACGAGAGGGGTGATCTGCACGGCGTGCTCCAAGGGTCGGCGGACTGCGGTCTGCCAAGGTCTCCTCCATACCGGCCGAAGCCGGTACCGATGGCCCGGGACGCATCGTCGAGTCCGTATTGGCGGGCCTACCGCAGTCGGGAGTACTCCCCTTGTGTGCCCTCAGTGTATCCCGATTTCCTGGAGATCGGCTCATGCCCGAGCGGGAATGGAGGGCAGGGCACAGTGGAGCCATGTCAGACTCCGTCGCCACGGCCGCGCTGGCCGATGTCTCCCTCCGCCTCGACGTCGCCCTCGGCATGGCGCCGCCCGCCCTCCGGCCCGTCTCGGCGGAGGCCGTCTTCTCCGGACCGGCCGTGCCGGTCGCCCACGTCGGCAGCGTCGACGTCATCCTCATGGCCATCGACGACGCCGCACCCGGGTCGGTGCTCGTGGTCGACAACGGCGGCCGCGACGACGAGGCCTGCGTCGGCGACCTCCTCACCCTCGAGGCGTCGAAGGCGGGCCTCGCCGGCATCGTCATCTGGGGCCGGCACCGCGACACCGCTCAGCTCCGCGAGATCGCGCTGCCGGTGTTCAGCCTGGGCGCGCATCCTTTCGGCCCCCGTTTCGCGCGAGCCCCCGGCGCTCCCGGCTCCCCCGTGTCGATCGCAGGCACGGTGGTGCGCGCCGGCGATCTCGTGGTGGCCGACGACGACGGCGTCGTGTTCGCGCCCGCCGACCGCGCCGAGGAGCTCGTGGCGGCAGCCCTCGCCCTGCAGCAGCTCGAGGGCTCGCAGGCGGAGCGGATGCGCGCCGGCGAGACCCTGCGCACCCAGCTCGACTTCGCCGCCTTCCGCGAGGCCCAGCGCACCGACCCCACCCTCACCCTCCGCGCCCACCTGGCCCGCATCGCCAAGGCCATCGAGGTCTGACCCGGCTACCGGCCCGACAAGCCGCACGACCTCACAGCGCGGCGAGCCACTCCCCCCAGCGCGCCTTCCACGCGTCGGTCGAGCCCACGTCGGGAAGCTTCTCGTGGGTGACGGTGAGACGGATGCGGTCGCCGGCAGCCGGGTCGATCGTGAACATCAGCACGCCGAGTGGCTCGCCCGCGGCGTCGGCGAGGGAGAACCGCAGCGACTTCGAGGCGGGCTTCGACCGCAGCACGGTGGTGAACCCGGCGAGCAGCTGAGAGCGCCGCTCGTCGTCGAGCAACCTCCCGCGCAGCTCGTCGGCGTCGAGCTCGAGCAGCCGCGAGCGACTCACCGTGAAGGTGCCGCCGGGCATCTGCCCGGGCAGCCGCAGCCCCACGATGCGCTCGTAGCCCACGGTCACGCCCTGCGCCCACCAGCCGCTCAGCTGCGGATCGCTCTCCTGCACCCACGCGGCGATCGCGGGGTGACCGGTCAGCGGTCAGAAGTCGAAGGGGTCGGAGCCCGAGAACGATGAGCGCCAGGAGCCGCGTGAGCCGAGGTAGGAGCCGACCACGGCGACGCCGAGGTCGTCGGCCTCGGGCGCCATGACCGAGCCGCCGACGCGGCGGGCCATGGAGTCGATGAAGCGGGCGAGCCCCGCATCCTCCCCCAGCCTGAAGAAGGTGACCCGGGCGCCGAGCCGGCCGGCGTTGTCGAGCTCGCGCACCGCGTAGGCGATGGTGATCGGATGCGGCGGGTAGTCGAAGAACACCTCGCCGTTCGCCTCCAGGTGCGAGGTCGGTTCGCCGTCGGTGACGATGAGCAGCACCGGCTGGGCGTTCGGATGCTTGCGGAAGTGCCGGTTCGCCAGCAGCAGGGCGTGGTGCAGATTCGTGCCCTTGTCCCACTTGGCGTCGAGGCCGACCAGCTCCTCGATCTCCATCACGGCGGCGTGCCGGCCGAAGCCGATGAGCTGCAGGTCGTCGCCGCGGAACCGGCTCGAGATGAGCGTGTGGAGCGCCAGTGCGGTGCGCTTCATCGGCACCCACCGCCCGTCCATCGCCATCGAGAACGAGGTGTCGACGAGCAGGGCCACCGCGGCCTGCGTGCGCGCCTCGGTCTCCTGCACCTCGACGTCGTCGATGCGGATGCGCACCCGGCTCCCGCGGTCGGCACCCGCCGGGCGCTCCCCGGCCGAGCTCACCACGGCGTTGGTGATGGTGCGGGTGACCTCCCACGGCTCGGTGTCGCCGAACACCCACGGCCGGGTCGCGCCCGAGAGATCGCCGGCGGCACCCGCCTGCCGCAGCTCACGGGCCCCGGTACGGCCCGACATGCGGTCGGCGACATCACGCAGCAGCGCCTTGCCGAGCTGCCGCATCGCCTTGGGGGTGAGCTTCAGCCGCCCGTCAGAGCCGCGCTTCATCGCCCCCGAGTCGCGCAGCGCCCGCTCGAGCTGCTGCAGGGTGCGCGCGTCGACCGCCGACTCCTCGCCGAGCTGCCGCGAGAGCGCCTCGAGGTCGAGGTCGTCGATGCGCGAGCCCTCGTAGCCCTGGGCGAGCTGCTCCGAGAGGGCGTCGAGCTCGGCGAGGTCTTGGAAGACGCCGGTGCCGTCACCGAGGCCGAGCCCCTGCTCGCCCTCCATCGACTCGGCTCCGCTCCAGTCCTCGCCGGGGCGGAGGGCCCGCAGGTTGCCGTCGAGCTCGCCGAGCGACGCCATGAGCTCGGGCGAGCCGAAGGCCTGCTGGGCGAGCGCGTCGAGTTCCGCGCGCTGTTCGGGGGTCATGGAGTTGCGCATCCGCTGCCCCGCCGCCGCCCGGGCTGCGAGGGTGTCGAGCAGCTCGTCGACGGTCGACGGGTTCTCGGGGAAGAACGCGCCATGCCGGGCCATGAAGCGCTCGAACAGCTCGTCGGTGTCGTCGCCGCGCCGGTGGGCGGCGAGCAGCCGGTTGAGGTCGGCGAGCATGTCGTTCACGGCGGTGCGGTCGTCGTCGGTGGCGTTCTCGAGCGCCTCCTTGAAGCCGGCGAAACGCTGGTCGAGCAGCTCCCGGCCGAGCAGGTCTTTGATGGCCTCGAAGTCGGCGCGCGCCTCGGAGCTCCGCCAGGAGTAGCCGTTCAACTCGTTCACCGCAGCGGCGGGCGAGGGCGGGAGCGCCCCGATCTGCAGCTCGGCGAGGGCGCGGTCGCCCTCGTCCATGTCGACGTCTCTGGCCAGCTGCTTGCGTTCGGCGAGCACCGCCTTGTCGAGCAGGCGCTTCACCTCCTGCAGTGTGCCGTCGAGCTTGTTGTCGCGGGTGAGCTGCTCGCGGCGCTCGGCCACGCGGCGGGCGAGCTCGTCGAGGCCCGCGCGGTCTCGGCCCGAGGCGTCGCGCCCGCTGCGGCGCAGGTACTCGCGCAGCGCCTGCTCGGGCGAGTAGCCCGCCATCACCTCGTCGCCGATGGCATCGAGCGCCTCGCTGAGGTCGACCGGAGGCGCCAGCGGGTCGGGCCCGCCGTCGTACTTGCCGTACCGGGCGCCCCTGCCGAGCCTGCGGTTCTGCCTAGCCATAGACGGTCTCGCCGCCGCCCGTCTCCTTGCTCACCCGCCGGGCGAGGTAGAGCCCCTCCAGCGCGAGCTCGACGGCTCCGGCCCGCTCGCCGTCGTTGCGGGCGCCGAGCCGGTCGCAGATCTGGTCGTACAGCTCCGACTCGCCGAGCGCGGGCAGCCCGGCGAGCACGTCGCGTGCCGACACCTGCTCACCGGTGGTGACGAGCGCGCCCGCCTCGAGGGCGTCGACCAGCACGGAGAAGTCGATGCCGCGGAAGTGCTCGCGCACCGTCTCGGCGGTCGCCGTGCGGAGCAGGTGGTCGAGGATGTCGTCCTCCCGCCCTTCCTCGCCGGTCTCGAACTCGATCTTGCCGCCCAGCACGTCGACAGCCGTCTCGAGGTCGACGGGCCGGGCCACCGCGACGTCCTCACCCTGGCGGGACGCCCGGTGCAGCGCCGCGGCGGCGATCGTCTCGGCGCCGGCGATCGCGAAGCGCGCGCTCACACCGCTGCGCTGATCGACCGAGCTCGACGACCGCAGCGCCCTGGTGAATCGGGCGAGCACCTCGATGAGGTGGTCGGGCACCTCGGCGACGAGCTCGGCCTCCTGGCGGATGACCGCCACCTCGTCGGCGAGCTCGGTCGGGTAGTGGGTGCGGATCTCGGCGCCGAACCGATCTTTCAGCGGCGTGATGATGCGGCCGCGGTTGGTGTAGTCCTCGGGGTTCGCGCTCGCCACGACGAGCACGTCGAGCGGCAGCCGCAGCACGTAGCCGCGGATCTGGATGTCGCGCTCCTCCATCACGTTGAGCATCGCCACCTGGATGCGCTCGGCCAGGTCGGGCAGCTCGTTGATGGCCACGATGCCGCGGTGGCTGCGCGGGATGAGGCCGAAGTGGATGGTCTCGGGGTCGCCGAGCGACCGCCCCTCGACGACCTTCATCGGGTCGACGTCGCCGATGAGGTCGGCGACGCTCGTGTCGGGAGTGGCGAGCTTCTCGACGTAGCGCTCCGAACGGTGCTTCCAGGCGATCGGCAGCGCGTCGCCGAGCTCCGCCGCACGACGGATGCTCGCCACGGTGATCGGATCGTACGGATGCTCCCCCAGCTCCGAGCCCTCGATGACGGGCGTCCACTCGTCGAGCAGGCCCGAGAGCGTGCGCAGGAGCCTGGTCTTGCCCTGGCCGCGCTCCCCCAGTAGCACCACGTCGTGGCCTGCGATGAGCGCCCGCTCGAGCTGCGGGATGACCGTCGACTCGAAGCCGTGGAGGCCGGGCCACGGATCGCGACCCACACGCAGCGCCGCGAGCAGGTTGTCGCGGATCTCGGCCCGCAGGCTCTTCTGAACATGCCCCGCCGCGCGGAGCTCTCCGACCGTTGCTGAGTTGGGGTGCGCCATTCCTTACACGTTACGCCCGCATCCGGGCCCCGATGTCGATCGCAGGAAACCCGCAGACGACGTCGAGCGCGGGGCTCAGAGGGCTCCGGTCGCCGCCCGCTCCACGACGGTGGGCGTGCCGTCGAACACGAGCAGCCGGTCGGCGAGCTTGTCGACGAAGAAGCGGTCGTGGCTCACCACGAGCACGGCGCCCGGGAAGTGCGTGAGCGCCCGCTCCATCACCTGCGTGCTGGTGATGTCGAGGTGGTTGGTGGGCTCGTCGAGGATGATGACCGCGGCCCCCGAGAGCAGGCACTGCGCGATGGCCACACGGGCACGCTGACCGCCCGACAGATTCCCGATGCGCTGCTGCAGGTCGGCATCGGAGAACTGCAGCATGGCGAGGAACCGGGCGACGCTCTTCTTCGTGGCGCTGAAGGCGAGCGAGTCGGGGTAGGCGTTCACGGCGTGGCCGACGGTGTCGGTGAGGTCGAGCTCGGCGAAGACGCGGTTGTAGGAGACGTACCGCACGCCCTTGGCCCAGCGGATCTGCCCGGAGTCGGCCTCGGTCTCCCCCGTGAGCACGTCGAGCAGCGTCGACTTGCCCGAGCCGTTCGCGCCGAGCACGGCGATGCGGTCGCCGCGGTGCAGGCTGAAGCTGAGGTTCTCGAACAGCGGGGTGCCGCCGAAGCCTTTGCCGAGCCGCACCACCTCGAGCA carries:
- a CDS encoding carbohydrate ABC transporter permease; its protein translation is MTTHATRPARRYRPPGQLGGRGPLGGQAKRRLTIVGFLLPALTILILFVFWPMVSALRLSFTDASGFGREEYIGFDNYAQVFTDPDILRAMGNTVLYTVMFTPAAVILALLLAMALNSPKLPLRGVFRTWLFLPFIVSLAVAAFAWQYLLDPQVGLLNYWLSTFGIRIGNVLQDPVLAMPTVVLVAVWKNFAFYMIVFLAGLQEIPGSLYEAAKMDGAGPWSRFKNITLPLLNNTTGFVLIIATIAALQAFDQIYVLTGGGPYRSTQTVVMQIYQSGFKDLDLGFASALSYVLLVATLLLSLVQFFITGRREKDTV
- a CDS encoding ABC transporter substrate-binding protein, translating into MKKLLAAAAVLATASLGLAACSSGDSGSASDGPVRLTFWHGYTEADGDVLQGIIDDFNASQDEVEVSTEVKTWAVIDDTLLTALSADQGPDVVAMPAERLPVYAAKGAFTDLTDFYASADSNTAELNPQAVEMETVDGTAYGVPTGFVPLAVYYNKALFDAAGITAFPTTWDEWVDTAKKLTVDENGDGTPEQYGMVLPDHATVANGVWPSLFYGNGGDIVEDGTTAVLDSPENAETLKYWADAVANDKISPTGVDGVGADGLFSSGKVAMTIGGPWMSSIATENSIDYGIAAIPAGPVDQAASAIGVSMGITAQADDAKVAAAEKFFSYFFSEDVATEWSLGSGWPPLRTDIPASAVASNPTVAALTEISGTSRALLPGVVNSSDVLTEMDVVTQKALAGGDIASLLSDGQAAIQATLDDQ
- a CDS encoding LacI family DNA-binding transcriptional regulator, whose amino-acid sequence is MAATLHDVAQLAGVSIKTVSNVVNNFAHIRPETRRRVQAAIDELGYQPNLSARSLRSGRSGVIGLVLPELSLSYFAELADAVIARAAAHDLVVLVEQTGADRDREIAVLTSPRMRLTDGLIFSPLGMGQDDAAHLEVDYPMVLLGERIFDGPVDHVTMRNVEAARAATEFLIASGRRRIAVIGAHENEVLGSAALRLQGYTEALAAAGIPFDPALVTFTTLWHRANGAASMRALIESGTEFDAVFGLNDALTLGALRVLQEHGLRVPDDVAVIGFDNIDEAQYTVPSLTTIDPGREQIAQRAVELLVQRMAAGAGRPAHPEQVLVDFDVVVRESATLAA
- a CDS encoding NAD(P)H-hydrate dehydratase; protein product: MLDLLPGLVGDEATIVLDAYALGVLPRSDARTAFAGRLVLTPNPGEATMLLEALDEGDSGGGASGGGSSSGDDDSDDDIDRTVRALARAYDAVVSCQSRVAHPDGRLWLIGTGHGGLGTSGSGDVLSGAIAGLCARGVAPEEAAVWATYAHAAAADRLAVTVGPLGFLASELLLELPRVLVEVG
- a CDS encoding histidine phosphatase family protein; translation: MGASEIWLVRHGESEANPIATAAQRSGAETIDVEWRDADVPLSATGEEQAAAFGTWLAEHASDGVPAAIWSSPYLRARQTTELAVAVAGLRLAPRVDERLRDRELGILDRLTALGVERRYPEEAARRRHLGKFYHRPPGGESWADVALRIRSFLGDAGVDRAGDGGTLLVVAHDAVVILFLAVCTGLGEQELLDFARGNVVTNASVTRLERPDGEGLWTLAEFAAHDHLDRQGVETTEHKGDTDERAH
- a CDS encoding TerC family protein, giving the protein MQITPLVWIITIAVTIAFFVYEFFAHVRKPHEPSIGESARWSAFYIGLAVLFGVGVGIFSGWTYGGEYFAGYLTEKALSIDNLFVFLIVMSGFAVPKAYQQKVLMIGIVIALILRGGFIAIGATLIENLSWIFYVFGALLLFLAWRQAFSNHESNPADGRFMKLVRRILPVTDEYHDDKLTVLKSGKRFVTPMLLTIVAIGFIDLVFAVDSIPAIYGLTEEAYLVFTANAFALMGLRQLFFLIGGLLERLVYLSQGLAVILAFIGLKLVFHALHVNELPFINGGEPLLWVPEIPIWFSLLFIGATITVATVASLLKTRNDKKAGTDEKALGDPTTGAGEPERVSGS
- a CDS encoding RraA family protein encodes the protein MSDSVATAALADVSLRLDVALGMAPPALRPVSAEAVFSGPAVPVAHVGSVDVILMAIDDAAPGSVLVVDNGGRDDEACVGDLLTLEASKAGLAGIVIWGRHRDTAQLREIALPVFSLGAHPFGPRFARAPGAPGSPVSIAGTVVRAGDLVVADDDGVVFAPADRAEELVAAALALQQLEGSQAERMRAGETLRTQLDFAAFREAQRTDPTLTLRAHLARIAKAIEV